The genome window CCTGTACCCGCTAACCTGGTTGCATCCAAGAACCCACGTTCGCACGACATCTACTCGAAATGGAAAAAAGGCGGTAAGAAGTATGCAGTCTTTAAGGATTCTTCAGTAACCGACTTAAGCTGCATCGGATATGGGTACGGCATTGTGGATGGAAATGATATTCATATCTATCGGATTGATATCGATGAGGATTTTCGAGGCAGCGGTTACGGTCTCGCCCTGATGCAGGCGTTGCTGATGGTGGGGATAAAAAGTGGCGCAACTGCAGATGGGAAGGTGATGTTGGTTGCGGATGCCAGAGAAAGTGACGAACTTAAATTGGATAAACAGGCGCTGAATGAGAAAAGCGTTGATCTCACGATTAGAACAAAGCAACTCTCCAAATATTACAAAAGAATGAGTTTTTGCAAGAATGTGGAAGACAGCGAAACGGATTATGTTTGGCAGCGCCCAATGTGGGCACAGATTGGTGCGGTCATTACCAATATCCAGGTATGGCGAAGTGCCAAATACAAACATTGTCCCGTGTGGTTTTGGCAATTCCTTTGACTCAATTCATGATTGCACTGATTGAACCGGTGCGCTATCCAGGATGTAACTAACGGTATATCAGTCAAGATGGTTGATCTGGTGGTGGATTGGGTATTGGCT of Chitinivorax sp. B contains these proteins:
- a CDS encoding GNAT family N-acetyltransferase, yielding MIGIETKVSGNDISAKVRVHTPIQGPVPANLVASKNPRSHDIYSKWKKGGKKYAVFKDSSVTDLSCIGYGYGIVDGNDIHIYRIDIDEDFRGSGYGLALMQALLMVGIKSGATADGKVMLVADARESDELKLDKQALNEKSVDLTIRTKQLSKYYKRMSFCKNVEDSETDYVWQRPMWAQIGAVITNIQVWRSAKYKHCPVWFWQFL